In Pectinophora gossypiella chromosome 8, ilPecGoss1.1, whole genome shotgun sequence, the DNA window GGTAAGAACATTTATAAACCGAGAGAATTACACTGTTTATAgaaatgtgtttgttttatgtaagtTGCCTGTGTGCTATTTGTATGAAGAACATTTTAATTGATGACATATTATAACATGATCAAATATAATTCTAATAACATAATGACAAACATGATAGCATGATCCAATACCACTAATTAtatctatattttgtttttatttattttgaccaTCACATAGTCCACTCAAATTTTGCATGTACTTAACTTATTAATCATTATAACATCCTATATGAAGCATGCTGAAAAACCAATAGGCTGGATCAGGCTTCCATTGTACATAAagcattaaataaattatgaactcTTACAATATCTGTCAATTGTTAcccttaaaaaaacatattttatcatttcagtTCCTGTACGTAAACCAAACATTTGCACCGTCACCAGATCAGATAGTAAAGAATCTGTATGACTGTTTTGGGACCGACGGCAAGCTAGTCCTCCATTACTGCAAGAGTCAGGCATGGGGCTGACTTCAATTACGTTTCAATATTAATCATAGGCTCTGTCATAAACGGTCAAAAGTAAGAGTATTGGATAATGGATGATACAAATACTGTGTTAATCGCAGATACATAAAGTGCTAGATGTAAAATAcaggtcaaattgataaccgccttttttgaatttggttaattaattaacttgtgaattcattttataatgaGTAATAATGCCCACTGATGGGGGAAGGGGGCCTGTCATAcgtctaaaaatataaaaagagaaattcataaattattatcagcgggcttagcgccgtaagcgcgcgactgtTTCTCgtctcgacatacgtcaccagtcactctctcacagtactgcacagaaagagacagacgatctctgtcgcggcgagaaagagtcgcgtgctttcggtgctaggcccgcaggtataacttattaaACAAATCTGAGTTATTAAACTGCTTATGGTCTGTCTATAGCATGTTTAGAcacaaaaaagcaataataattttaacaaatatGGGACACATGCAACACATGTTTTCATACATGTCAAACTTTTAATCTATTTCACTCATTACAGACAGAAGAAGAGCAAAACTTataaattgtaaaaatgtaCATTTGTTTTAAGTATACTAGtcatgtaataattattttagtgcTACTGGCTGTTTGATACAGATAAGGCATTAGATGTTTCTCTCCTGTGCTCTTACAATTGCTTATATGAAGTTGTATTATTCATTGCAAAGTATCAACACTACTGAAATGCTGATAAGCAGCACTCTGAAATTCCTGTTGTAATTAGGTTTGTTGCTAAAAGGACCTCTCGGATTCATTGGCTGCAAGAATTTGAATCTGAAGAATTTTGTATGATTTGTATTGAATTTTGCAAATGCATTTGTAAATGTGATAAACATGTAAAACTTTGTATTTATAGAAATATAACTTGTAAGGAAACCTCTATTTTTATATTGGTTTCCTCACCttattgcctggaagaaatcgcacAAAGCGATAAGGTCgacatttgccatgtactagttaagtctcttataactattttccatttattttagtgcaataaataaaaatcgaaagacaataatttattgtacaaacatttgttggaaattatttttttatgtatggcaACTCAGCCGTCTAATTTCCTTTCAGAGCAGTTTACCAGATTCTCAATTCACCAGATTCGCTACTCACCAGAAGTACACTTaaaagcaaaaagaaaaaaatattgttaaaaatagttattcgCTTGTGTAATTCATACAAGCCAGATAGTTAATgcaatctatttatttattctgtaaTTTTATTCTACCATTTTCTTCACTACTTCTTTTCTTGCCTTTGTAATGCAATTCATTTTTCTGAATTTTAATATCTTGGAACTTCcgcttctttttttaatataagaatGCATTTTAGCAAAGATGGCTTAGTTGTTATCTTTGTGTTGAGGCGTCGATGCCATCCTTCTAGGTCATTTGTAGTTCTATAGCAGCTGAAAACATCGCTGGTTATTTTGTTAATCCACTGTTCATGAAAATAAGAATGATTTTTTTGGAAACAATCATTATTTGTTGCCATTTTGCAGATGCTCATAAAACCTTCAGGAATTAATGTTGGTGTTAGTAAAGGTAAAAGAGTAGACAAGTGAGTAATTTTCGAGTCGGGTGAagtaatcaaataaataaattattcaaattttaaatataataacatacttatttaaactacatatttataaatgttatatCATATATTTAAAGCTTTAATTGTACAAAATaaggataatattattataaatacttatgcATTTCTGGGTTTGGTAGTACAAATCGCTAATCTGGTGAGTAGCGAATCTGGTGAATTGAGAATCTGGTAAACTGCTCCGAAAGGTCTTACCCGTTCTCTCTGCGACACTGATGTGTACGTGACGTGCTCTTtcgcaaataaattaattcaagtGGATTCGCTatattttattgtgaagaaacaatacaaacctcttcaacattataatataaattatgaactggtggggttaaaaagggcacatcgaagcgagccatctaaaaaagtaatacttattggtatttgacatttgtttgtattgcgcacttttacaaatgtcaaattgcaattttgtttttttttagacaaAATTGGTGCGGTGTGGCATTTTTTGGCCCGTCCTTGTACTAAATTCATCATTTTCTATCGCCGCCGCCACTCACAAACTCCTTGCTTGTCGTCCTCGTCGGCAGGTTTGCTGTGGGACCAAGACATggttatgtttatttaagttTCATTAACTCATCAGACCCGTACTCATATCGCTGGGCATAACATTttgtacataaaaaatatatacaaatagcCCATGTCGTTCAAGAAAAATGCACCTTTCTActagtaaaataattaaaatcgaTTTAGTAGTCTCAAAGATTACTTGCTACAAAAAAACTTACAAACTTTTACCTCATTATAATAGGTACTAATAgtactgcaagttgtcttctgacatAGAATAAAGGATAATCTCCATATTATAGAACAGACACTCCGCGCTGCACCAATTCATATTGGcgccgagctaggtttaccttaccagcggttaaaatggccacatcgaagtaaagcaatattgcaatttgacattcttattcttctattgtgtggattgtgaggtgaattaccaaccccatcaaccctggtgtcagggttattactgaaccaccataggcccctgacgtgacttatgtatCGACTACGTACCTATTACAACACTActcgcaatttgacatttacgcatataaaagtctgtgcgcaatgcaaacaaatgtcaaatagaaatattgctttcttagatgaattgcttagatgtggccattttaattttaaccccctgttcagTTTAGTCTATTTAGACTACGCgactaataattttattgtaagccGTTAACGGGTAAGGGGGACGCGCGCGGGCTGACTCGCTcgtacatacaaaaaaaatattgtatggagtgtctggggtgtgcttttcattacttgtggctctgcctaacCCAGGGAGTAATAGAGTGAATAAAATCTAACACATTGGTTGAAATTACGAGTAGTCCCGTCCTTGATGGAGttagttttaaattaagtttgtgGTTGTCCGAATGGACACcattatgttatatgtataagtaaatcTAACACAGTGATATACTCACGCGGCACACAGCACTTGACCCCGCTGCCGCCGCTGGCCTTAGGCGTGGCTTCGGACTTGCGCGAGCGCACGCTCGGGTCGCACGGGCAACATGCGTGCACGCTGCCGCGCGTCGTGTCTATTGACTCTATCTTCTCCACCTTTCGTAGAAAATGGTGGGGGTAAAAGTAGGAAATTAGAACGATGTAGCTATGAcctttgcttctatgctggatgGGGACCTAATGAACAGCGACTTGAGTGATCCATTGGGTCCTTTCTAACATAAACGTAAATAGCCTAGaaacgtcccactgttgggcacaggcctctcctcagtGAACCAGaaggggtgtggagcatactccaccacgctgctctagtgcgggttggtagagacATTCTAACATTAtgaactattatttattatacgtaTGGGGGATGACAagtctctgtggtctagtggttacaaggttgggctcacgatctggagatccgggttcgattcctgacaGGGACATTatcgaagtcactttgtgatactgttctttatttggtaaggacattgcaggcttgaatcacccgattatccgaaaaggtaagaagattccgtgattcggagggcacgttaagccgtcggtcccggctgtaAAATgtaaatcacctccaccaacccgcagtggagaagcgtggtggagtatgctccataccccctccagttgattgagaggacgcctgtacccagcagtgggacgcatataggctgttttaagctgttggtcccggttactaaatactttagtgatataagtacctagtcgttacatcagcaatgtcaggggccttgagcggcttagtaataaccacaccagggttggtgaggttggtattaaccctcacgatagaagaagaagtaaaacgCAAGACTGACCTTGTTAGGCGCCGCAGGGACCTTGTTTGGTCTGTCTCCGGCCGCGTTGGAGGGCGCGTCTAACGGCAGTCGTAGTTCTTCCTGCATGGTCTTCGGTTTGGCGGGAGCTGCCTTCTTGCTCTCCGTAGACCGACCAGTGCCCGGCTGTGGCTGCGGCTTCGGTATGTATTGCTGGGGAGCGAACAATGTACTTCACTGTGTTtcatcaacaaaacctcgatttgaTAACATTTTTATACCGGGATTGAACGGATACgcagcttgtctattgcgaggttatttaaacaaaattttcaataacctccttcaatcaatcaataatactttattacacaacaatatatacaaaggacataaacaccTTTAAACTccttcttaattaaaacacgtaataacgggttcttaccgcgtttaaatcagggatatgagactcccgataataataaaaaccgcgtaaacctaaaacaatgtataacctCCTTCTATTCTTGAAGTCTATTAAAGGGTGCTTATGTGGATTACGCTTTAAGgcaacactacactacactacctAGTGATTCTTTTATTTCGTGAATCACCAATCGGAAATGTTTACGATTCTCTCCTCTCCTCTTACCTATCTCTTTGGTGGAGACCCTAAGTAACTGAACTCCCGTCGTACCTCAGGCACCTTCCAGACGATGATGCTGCCGGCGGCGCAGCAGCTGACGGCGTGCCGCATGTCGGGGCTGAACCGGCAGCACGTGACCGCGCCGGCGTGGCCCAGGCCCATGTGCGTGTATATGCCCTCCTGATACCGCCACAGCTGGGGAAATTCAACCCtagtgattttttattattattttatgggaGATTGGCAAGCGTTTGACcaaaatctcacctgatggtaagtgacgatgagaTGATGTTTCTACATATATCAAGAAAAAGTATCAAACTTCCGGATCTTTCAACAATAGGCTAGttagtttccaaatagtcaaagagttactttttagtaagcgtcaaaacacgaaattactatgaaagtatgaaaaagcaacctgtgacctcataaaaaacgtgaaaaaatgGCGCACTTaagtattattacatttttcattataagtataaataatttaaatagaaaaaagtaaacgTTTTTAGCAcctttagatatgtctttatttaattcatcaccagcccattaacgtccccactgctggggcatgggccttccctatggatggatagggagatcgggccttaaaccaccacgcgggcccagtgcggattggtggcaattaacgactgctaatgcagccgggaccagcggcttaaggtgccttccgaagcacggaggagctcgagatgaacgtattttttttattttttgaccggatatttgaggagctcggtggcgcagcggtaaacgcgctcggtctgcgattgttgaagttaagcaactttcgcaaaggccggtcatgtattatttaataatttaatcagaatttatctttgacctatgaTACTATTGTAGTACATTTCAGACACTCcacacaaaaatctcattcttactgcgCGCCAACACCCCCCCCCCATCTCGTTAGCGGCTACGGCTggttagactaaagtaaaacccagagggggtgaggcccGATACGTATTGGTGCGcggcagagagttaccgttctttctctctctctctctatttaagagctgcgctcagttaccgttctttacgtatctttattctatgaccgaCACTGACGACTGTGGCGATAGCGACTGGGAAAGGGAAACAATATTTGGCGTAAGTACTGCTTTTTAACAAACTTTGAATTTGTTAACATTGAATATCCCCTACCTTGACCATCTGATCATTTCCTCCTGTAACGAACAGATTGCCATCTTCTGAAATGTGTAGCCCGTTAATGGCGCCCACTTTGCTCGCCTCCAGCTGTAAAATGGATACGCATATTATAATCCCTAAACACCTACAAGAACAGCTCATCCATATCCCTGCCTTGGATCACTCTTACAGTGAGGTCGCAgatttgaatccagcacaggaccAAACCAATAATTTTCTAAATCGTGTCTGAATTACCCACGTGAGTGTGACGTGCTCAGccgtgaaagaaaacatcttgaggaaatcgacattccccagaaatgcgtttcggaggtatgtggcctaaattgtattgggttggtttttccttcgcgggtcgcaatagataggtacctagtcCCCTaggtaaaaaccggacctcgaCCTGTCCGAATCTTCGGGTTAAGTAAgcgcaccctgtgaaaaacgggatgacgctagggggatgatgacatagcatcacgcctgtatgtcCGAAGGGGTATGCATaggtatagtacacccactcctcgccagctatgtttaaggcgagcctattgcaatTTTAACCggatacaaatcctggaaaccgccATAACTAGGGTGATGATGACTGGTGGAAATCCGTGTCCAAGCCCCTGTGATCCCCGTACCTCTCTGGCCAGGTTCCCGCTACCGGTCTCCCAGTAGGCGACCCTCCGGTCTGTGCCCCCGGTCAGCAGCTGACATCCTTGTGGCTCGAAGCACACGCACATGAACAGGGTGTTGGCGTACATCACTTGCCGCCGAGAGAGCGAGctgaaaatataatgttattattgGCAACACCAAGACAATATATtacaagaaataataaacatagcTAGTTGTTGAACGTCACTTTTACTAAGTGCTGGTACATTGCATCAAAATTGTTCGCTCTCTGTTACTCCGGGTGATATACCTAATATAgttgactagcttttgcccgcgacttcgtccgcataaaagagagatctttgtgtgtgtgggagtgcatatcaaatttcaagcatctaacttatgcagtttagatttattcatacaattttttttcccgctaactcccatttttcaaaatacagccataactaaactttatatttattaaggtatgcatgcatgctagattgaaaacatctatcttacgcggtttcgattttttcatacaaatgtttcttcccgctaactcccgtttccgtgggaattttgcaatatcctgttgtaactaagctttaatttaactaaagtacctgcatgccaaatttcaagcgtctaacttaagcggtttagatttttcatacaaaaggattttcccgctaattcccgttcccgtgggaattcctttcttagtgcacctctacggtacctaagctacgtcccttccaaatttcaagtacttacctacgtttagccgtttaggctgtgcgttgatatgtcagtcagtcagtttcttcttttatatatttagaagatagttaCTTATAAGTAGTTAGTACATCGTACTCACATCAAATCCCATATAATGCAAGATCCATCTGTCCCCGCGCTGACAGCTTCCGTGTCGTTGGGATGCACCTGTATGGCTGAGACGGGAGATTTGTGCTCTTTCAGCACCTTCTTCAGGCTCTGGCATTGTGGCTTGATGTCCCATACTCTGACCTGGTTTGTGGGCGACGCGCGACGGgtgaaaattcaaaattatcaaaAGCGttctttttcattattattataaaaaaaattgctacGTATACGTTGTTAGTTCATCAGTATTCAGTATTCACTTActggtgagcttatgttatgtctaaATAGAGAACGGTACTTCTCCGCCCCGCATCAAtttgagctagatttacctcccccccccccccccccgggtcttactttagtctaaatgaccGTACGCCACTAACCGACCGTACGTCTAGTTCGCACGCAAGGCGGTACACGGCTGCTTGTTGTGCTTTCTCGGTTCTGTGTACAACAAGCTTTACCACATAACATGACAGCATCACGCTTGCTTCACCGAAGGGGTCAGAGGTGAATAGAAACACCCTCCTTAACACAGACATTCTTGGTGGAGTGTGACCGGAGCAAAGAGATTAGAAGGAAGTTATTCCGCCAAAATCTACATGGAGGAGATATTGGTTGCCTCTTAGCAGATCTAGTATCCGTAACGGCAAaatttgtatataaatactgtactgtgtctCTTAGGAATAACAATCCCTGACTGAACAGCATGGTGTAGTGATGTTATGGTGTTCTTTTGTAAAGTGATGACTTgatcatcattaaacgctgTAAACTATGAcgctggcataaccaccaagagtggctcaagcctGGATAAAAATTAGATTAAAAAGAAACACACACCTGTCCTTCACACCCTCCGGAGACGAGCGTTCGTCCGTCGCGCGTCATGCCAATAGCAGACGTTCCCTTATTGTGAGTGTTGTATATACAGTAGATCAGTCTTCCTGTCAGCGGGGTGAACGCACGGATATTGCCGTCGTTCCAGGCTGGGCACAAACGAGAAGAGTTATAGAAAGAGAAAGAGTAAAGTAAgagaaaagagagagagagagagtgttgTAAGAGTTTTTGGGTGcgtcagaaagaaagaaacgtttattaccTATACAGCGACACCACAGtagcaaatataaaaaacaaaacacgtaacaaaaacaacttacacaagagagtacaaataaacagACATTACAGATTGCAATACGGtgcaccacctatcacgctcgTGTaacaaacagaaagctcggttagctgtcggtacttagtttatcttgccaTGGATAtacctacctctgactaccccaattgggatatagtcctaAGACTATACCGTGCACCGCGCAGCCTTACAGGGCCCGACGCTGCCCGGACGCTCGCAGTAACGGTAGTAGCGTAAATAACGCTCGTAAGTAAGCACATGGAGTGATGAAGCACTGTCACAGGCGTGACCTTCATAAACGTAGGTAAGGAATAGGCAACATACCAGACACGATGGACTTGCCATCGGCGCTGAACAGCAGTGAGGAGCATGTGAAGTTGGGGACCACCACGCGCAGCAACTCCTGGCAGGTCTCCAGACACCACACACGGACGTCGCCAGCACCCGCCGTCGCGAATACGCCTGACATGCCTCTGAGTGCATACATGTTAAAGGTGTGTAATTCAAGGAACGTCTTCAACCATTTCGAACAAACTTGTAGAGTAGGCCATATTCGAGAATCCAGTTGCTGCCTTTACACACCAGATCACACTTATTTCCCCTAACACCACCACGGAAATCACGGTttgacaaaatattatatttgtcgAGGAACATtgcatccgcctaaaactactgcagcttctcaaactGTATGGCCATGGCCGaggaaaataagctgcaagaaaaacctcggcatagggcgctagacgttcttaaaaaaaaatacaatttcagaATTTGTCCAGAGTTTTTCCCAAGAcgcttcatgcatgctcgcaaaattctaaaatatttatttctcaaaattggcttacatagtcagcgcttttttgaacgtcaaaaattacatattatgtaactagctgtaaaactactaccacatcggaatctgtaacgctgagggaaagacgtggccagacaACCTCCCAGCACAGAGCCCTAGTTAGGACTAGGGCTAGTTAGTGGTAGTTCGCCGGTTTAGAGAACTCTTGATAAAACGTAATCTAATAAAAACTTACAAAGGGAAAGCAATATCGTTGATAGCGCATCTGTGGCAGGTGACAACGAGGGTAGGTGCGAACGTGTGGATGTTGATGGCGTATATCTCGCTGGTTCGAGTCCCGGCGAGCAATAGCCGGCGGTCGGCCTGCATCGCTGGGGACTCCATCAGCTCCAGAGAGGTTATGCTTCCTTCTAACTTGCATGAACGTAACTGGGGGTCACAGTTTATGATTTCAGGTAAATAACAGAAAAGTTCTATGGAggaccatacatacataacataaacataaatagcctatatacgtcccactgctgggcacaggcctcccctcaatcaaccggagggggtatggagcaccatagaataaataacaatacTATTTATAGAGAGTCACTCTCCTCCCCGCGACAACACATGCTGGGAGGTAGCTTGAATTAATATAATGAATCATAATAAATGAAAGATCttcttctgtagaaaaccggatctgtcaaattttcaggttaggtaagcgggagatgatgatgaataatgacAGATCACTCACAGCTTTAAAGTGCGGCTTGTTAGGGTCGAGGATCTTGCTCTTGGGGAAGCGTCCCTTCCAGTTGATCTCGTCCAGGATGTCTATGGTGCCGTCTCCAGCGCCCACGATCAGGCAACCGTCGTCCAATATGATTAGCGCCTCTACACCTGGTGGATTCACATAAGCTCAAGACCATGTTCCCAATTGAGCTAGTCTAaaggctttctgttagaccaacataataggtggtgaaccgtatcgctgtctattatggtcaagccaactgtgttagtgaaaattccaCCTCCTCTTCACTTACTAGTGAGACTGTGGTACAACGAAAATCtattttatgataaaaaaagtATGGGTGACTACACGCGTGGGATTTTCAAATCACAAAGCTAAAGGGGAACCCTTAGGATGAGGCACACCGAGCCAACTGTATTGACAACGCGAAAAATAAACGAATCCCATTGGGTCGTTAATCGCGTCGCGTGTGATACGCGCACATCATTATGGTTTTGTGGGCTTAGCAAGAAAAACTTGATGAAATTAGCTAGGTAGTCCAGGCCTGTGAGGGTGCTGTTATGCTATGGGGGTATTCAGTTTTATTATTGCTTCATAACATACCTTGAGAGTAACAGATGGAGTCAGGTCGTTTGCCCTTCTTCCACGCACCGCACTTGGCCAGGCATCCTATGATGGCGGGCTTACAGTGCGAGACAGAAGCCTTCGGATCTGACGGGTAGTTGATGGAAAACTTTATCATGTCGCCAGTCCTGAAGGAAAATCATCAACATTTTTATTGGAATTCCATTAGTATCAGCTGTTCgaattttgcaataaaatatttacatcaaTTCGATACGATGGCGAATATAATATGGGTTCAAGGTGTGTT includes these proteins:
- the LOC126369213 gene encoding cilia- and flagella-associated protein 52 isoform X1, encoding MGNKVCVQHWKTKKMNFLSGHTNSVSTVAISPKGTYIGSGQINHIGFKAMTCIWDFKKKILIGNHELHKVRVEALVFSSDEHYMISLGGRDDGSLVLWDCVNNAATGTAQAARLTTGDAMTVAPLSLRNMSFVTGGDSNLRVWNIRPESKNLDVQDVALGKLRRCVRCIAVSRDDTYGMAGTTTGDMIKFSINYPSDPKASVSHCKPAIIGCLAKCGAWKKGKRPDSICYSQGVEALIILDDGCLIVGAGDGTIDILDEINWKGRFPKSKILDPNKPHFKALRSCKLEGSITSLELMESPAMQADRRLLLAGTRTSEIYAINIHTFAPTLVVTCHRCAINDIAFPLGMSGVFATAGAGDVRVWCLETCQELLRVVVPNFTCSSLLFSADGKSIVSAWNDGNIRAFTPLTGRLIYCIYNTHNKGTSAIGMTRDGRTLVSGGCEGQVRVWDIKPQCQSLKKVLKEHKSPVSAIQVHPNDTEAVSAGTDGSCIIWDLISLSRRQVMYANTLFMCVCFEPQGCQLLTGGTDRRVAYWETGSGNLARELEASKVGAINGLHISEDGNLFVTGGNDQMVKLWRYQEGIYTHMGLGHAGAVTCCRFSPDMRHAVSCCAAGSIIVWKVPEQYIPKPQPQPGTGRSTESKKAAPAKPKTMQEELRLPLDAPSNAAGDRPNKVPAAPNKVEKIESIDTTRGSVHACCPCDPSVRSRKSEATPKASGGSGVKCCVPPNLPTRTTSKEFVSGGGDRK
- the LOC126369213 gene encoding cilia- and flagella-associated protein 52 isoform X2, which encodes MISLGGRDDGSLVLWDCVNNAATGTAQAARLTTGDAMTVAPLSLRNMSFVTGGDSNLRVWNIRPESKNLDVQDVALGKLRRCVRCIAVSRDDTYGMAGTTTGDMIKFSINYPSDPKASVSHCKPAIIGCLAKCGAWKKGKRPDSICYSQGVEALIILDDGCLIVGAGDGTIDILDEINWKGRFPKSKILDPNKPHFKALRSCKLEGSITSLELMESPAMQADRRLLLAGTRTSEIYAINIHTFAPTLVVTCHRCAINDIAFPLGMSGVFATAGAGDVRVWCLETCQELLRVVVPNFTCSSLLFSADGKSIVSAWNDGNIRAFTPLTGRLIYCIYNTHNKGTSAIGMTRDGRTLVSGGCEGQVRVWDIKPQCQSLKKVLKEHKSPVSAIQVHPNDTEAVSAGTDGSCIIWDLISLSRRQVMYANTLFMCVCFEPQGCQLLTGGTDRRVAYWETGSGNLARELEASKVGAINGLHISEDGNLFVTGGNDQMVKLWRYQEGIYTHMGLGHAGAVTCCRFSPDMRHAVSCCAAGSIIVWKVPEQYIPKPQPQPGTGRSTESKKAAPAKPKTMQEELRLPLDAPSNAAGDRPNKVPAAPNKVEKIESIDTTRGSVHACCPCDPSVRSRKSEATPKASGGSGVKCCVPPNLPTRTTSKEFVSGGGDRK